Genomic DNA from Candidatus Thermoplasmatota archaeon:
GCGGAGCTGATGGCTGCGGATGCAGGAACGAAGGAGATATCGATTGCCGTCCCGGCTTCGTGCAGGCGTGCCCTCGATTCTGTGTTCTCCCGGGGCTATTCGATCGTCCAATCGTTCGAGCGCTTCATGTGGATGGGCAGCTCGGGCATGAGCGATAATAGCTTCAACCTGTGCACCTGGTCAGGGTGAGGTCACTTGATTATGCCAATCTCCGACAGCTTCTCAGGAAGGTAGGTGTCCGTCACATAGTCAAGACCGTACTTCGCCAGGGCCTGCTGCTCAGCCTTCTCCCCTATCTCGAGCATCAGGTCGATCTCGTGCTTCCAGAACTGGTCTTTGAACCTAGGGTCCGTCTTCTCGGCGTTGAGTGCTTGGATGTCCTTGTCGTTCAGCTTGTCCGTTGGCAGTTCGTAGTTGAGTATGTCTGAGGCCGTGATCCCGATGAACTCGGCCGTCGGAGTGGCAAGATACTCGGATAGGTGGGCGGTCTTGATCGCACCGTATGCCAGCGACGCGTGTATCCTGAAGCTCCAAGGATCGCCGTCCACGAATGTGCAGACGGGCAGCTTCATCTCCTCGTTAAGTCTCTTGATGAACCTCCTCGTGCTCCTGGCTGGCTGGCCCTTCAGGTGCACAAGGACAGCGTTCGCGTCCTCGTCGAACTTGTTCTCGACGAGCCTGTCGAACATACCGCCGGTCTCGATGGCGATGATGAAGTCAGCGTCGCAGTCTATGAACTCTATCTTGTCCTTCTCGACATTGTACGGTATGCCATATCCAGAATCGCCGACATCGTCCCTGCAGTTGATCTTCTTCTTCTTGCCCTTCCTGTCCAGCTCCTGCAGGGTGATGTTTCCGATGACCCTCGCGCCGTCCTCCTCGGGCCTGAGCTTGAAGTCCTCTCTCATGCAGGACGTGATGATCTCCAGGTCCTCGGCCAGCATGTTCGACTCATCCTGGGCGGAGAATTTGGCCTTGTCCCAGCCCTCCGATATGTAGTACATCTCTCTGAGCGTCGAGCTCTTCTCCTGCTTTATCATGTCCTCGATGAACTCGAGCATGTACATCGTCCGCAGGAGCATCTGGGCGCCCGTGAGTTTCTTGGCGGACCTCGCGCCCATCGCCTTGCCGTACTTCCAGACTGCGGATTTCGGGTCGAACCTGATGTTGGTCTTGGTCCTGAGAGGGATGACCATCTTCGGTATCTTCCCTCCGTCGATCTGGTCGTAGACGCTCCCTGCGAGCTCTGTGAGCTTGTCGACTGCCCTTTGATGGCGCTCTTCATTCTTCATTGTTGATCACCTCGGCGCCCTCATCGTAGTCCACCTCGCCCTCTTCCCCCTCCTCCGGCTCCTCCAATCCTCCCTCCTCGGTGATCTTCAGGTGTTCAAGGTCCCAATCGCCTGGCAGGACCTCCGCTCCTATGACAGATGCCGCATCAATGCCGCTCACATACAGCTCGTTCTCGTCGTACTGCTCCTGCGGCAACCCGTGCAGGTCAAAGGTCAGTTCGTAGATTCCGGTGGATGCGATCCTCTTGATGTCCCAGGTCAGCTTGTTGTTCTCTCGGATCTCGATCGGCTTCTCCTTGAGCGTCTTCTGATCGATCTTGTCGTACGGCGCGAGTATGTGTAGATGGAAGCTCTGGGACTTGGGCGTGTAGTTGTAGATCTTGACCGATATGTGGTGCCTCCCCTTCTCGAACTTGACCCCATCCTCTATCCAGACGACATTCATTATCTTCGTGATAGTGCCCGCTAGATCGGGCATCGGCTTCCCGACGATCTTCGCGCTCTTCTGCGCTATCATCGGTATGATCTCCTGGACGATCTCGAACTTCACCTTGGTCTTGCCCTTCTTCGCGGCTTTGTTCAGGTGTGTCTTGAGCCTTCGGGCGCAGGCCTTGAGGGCCAGCTCGATCTCTTCCTTGATCTCCGGGATGTTCGCGACGGCCTCTTTCGATTCGGAAGTGAACGGTATCTTGGTCGATGCGACGTGGACGAGGACTATAGCGGGGCCATATGGGATCCCTTGCCCGCCGCGCTGTTCCAGCCCGTACCTCCTCCAGTCCACTGCCTCGACTGCTTGTGTGATCGCACATGCTCCCTGCTGGTACATGAGCGGGACGCGGTTGGCGAATCTCAGTATCTGGACGGAATCCTCCCGGTTGAGTCCGCCGCCGTAAACGATGCCCACCTCGACAATGAACGGGTTTCCTCCGAAGACCTTGGGCTCTCTCGTGACCGGGGGCGCGTAGAAGTCTGCCTTCAGACCTCCCAAGACGTTCTTGAGTCCTTTCCTTATGAGCGTCTCGCCGATGGGGGACAGGCAGTCCGTCTCCGGGGACATGATCTTGACCTTCTTGATTGCCTCCAGGATGGCCCCAGCCCCCTCTAGGGTCAAGCGGCCGGGTCTCAGGTCCGGAGGGACTCCTGCCAATTCGCAGATCTCCCTCGCGACCCTGTAGGATATCCTCGAGAACTCGGTGTTGAGGAAGCTGGTCATCTTGAGGGATTCGGTGTACTTGGCCATGCTGAGTAGCTCCCCCAGCTCGACGCCCTCTGGATGCGGCTTGACTTCTTTGGTGGGCTTGGGCACGAGTTCTGAGGCCCTCTCGAACACGATCGTGTTCCCTTCTGGCGGAATGAATGTGATCTTTGCATGCGGGTTGACGATCGCAACACCTTTGAGGTATTCGAAGATGGACTGCCTCCCGCCGATGTACTTCCCCTTAACATGCACCTGGAAGCTGGTGCCGTGCGACCTGTCCCAGATGACGAAGTCCTCCTTGATGACGTCAGGCCTGTTCTTCTTCGTGTCCAGGATGAGATCGCACTCATATGCGACATCCTCATCGGATATCTTTGATCGGACCTTCGTCGCCTTGCCCGTTGTGAGCTGGCTGTACATCACGACAGCGGAGACTCCGATTCCCTGCTGCCCTCTTCTCTGGGCCCTCGTGTGGAACCTTGAGCCGTACAGCAGTCGTGCGAACACATTGGGAACTTGTTTCTTCACGATGCCAGGACCGTTGTCCTCGACCGTCACCCTGTACTCGGTGTTGTCTATTTTCTCGATGCGCACAAGTATCTCAGGCAGCACGCCGGCGTCCTCACACGCATCGAGGCTGTTGTCAACTGGTTCCTTGACGGACGTGATGAGCGCCCTCGTGAGCGAATCGAACCCGAGGATCTGCTTGTTCTTCTCGAAGAACTCGGAGACGGAGATCTCCTTCTGTTTCTTCGCGAGTTCATGAGCTATGGAAGACAATCGAGTGCGCCTCCACTAAGACGATAGAAGCTCTGCTTTATCGGGTGCATCCCAGTTGGTCGAAATGACTTACCTAGATAAATACGTGTTGTGGCAGTTGTGACATGCTGGCTCACGGCATGATTGGGCCTAGGCAATTCTAATCAATCAAATCTCTCGCCGCACTTCGGGCAGCGCTTGGCTTCTGCAGGCACGTCCGCTCCGCATTCAGAGCAGACGAACCCCTCTCCCGAGGTCTCCTTCCCCATCGCCTCGGCGAGGCTGGGGACCTTGGCCCTCCCCTGGGGGATGCCCTCCTTCTCCTTCGCGCGCTCCTCAACGGCCTTCTCGTAGGCATCCACTCTCATCTTCCGCGCTCGCCTGGTCCACCAGATCATGAGCAGCATGAGCGCGTACATTGGGTATACTCCTATGAACGACTGAACGAACGATATCGGGACCAACGGTGCCATGACAGCGGGTGTGCTCGTGTATATCGGTCCGTTGATTGCGAGCTCTGTCCCGTCCGCCAACCTCTCATCTGCGATGAGCCATGTGCCGTTCACCTTCGCCCAGAAAATGAATTGGTTGATCGGCCTGGTCACAGTCGTGTTGTAGTAGTAGTGCCAAACCGTGGCATTGCTCCTAGCACCATCCTTCAACATCGTGTAATTGGTCGCCTTGGCGCTCGGGAACGCCACGCTGGCAGTGTCGATACTTACCTCCTCCACAGTCGTGTTCGCGCTTGGTAGGTGGACAGTGAGAGTGTAGTTGAACATCGTGGACGAGTCACCGAACAGAGGGGTGACCATGCCGTCTGCGAGAGTGGCATTTTCGCTCGTTGCGATCTGGGGCTCAACGTGCTGGTAGAAATCAGTGAAATACACGACCCACACGCCTGCAAATGCGATGCACGCCACGAGGCCGACTATCAGTAGCTTCTTGACCCCCTTGACTCCAAGCTGCCACATGATGCCCAGCATGAACAGCGGGGTGATGAGACCGCTCAGGCAGAACGTCCCTGCGTAGAGCAACACTAGCGCATACACGCCAGCCGAAAGCGCGATTCCGACAGGAATCGGCAGGGGCGTCTTCCTGAACTCCTGGAACGAACTCTTCAGATACATTTCCAGTCTCTTGGCCGGGGTATCCATCTCGTGAGGCAACTTGCTCTTCGCATAAATAGATTGGTTCTCGCGGGCTGGTGTCGTAATAGCAGTTAAATATGTGGTTTCGCAATCGAAGGCATTCCTCTAGGAGGTCCCAGCGTTGAAGACCGCGGTCATAGCCATCGGAGGGAACGCCATACTGCGCTCCGGGGAGAAACCCACACAGGAGAACCAGATGCGCAACGTGGCGGTCACGGCCAAGGGCATGGCGGACCTGATAGAGAAGGGCTACGACATCGTAATAACGCACGGGAACGGGCCGCAGGTCGGGGACATACTTCTCAGGAACGAGATCGCCAAGAACGAGCTGCCACCGATGGGCATGGACGTGTGCGACGCCGAGAGCCAGGGGCAGATAGGGTACATGCTCCAACAGGCGCTCTCATCGGAGTTCGTAGAGAGAGGGATGAACAAGGTGGCCGTGTCGCTTATCACGCAGGTCATCGTCTCTGAGGATGACCCAGCGTTCAAGAACCCGACCAAGCCGATAGGCAAGTATTACAGCGCTCATGAGGCAAAGGAACTCCACAAGGAGAAGGGTTGGGTCATGGTCCTGGACAAGAAGAGGGGTGGTTGGAGGCGCGTCGTCCCCTCGCCTGCTCCACTCGGTATCGTCGAGAGCAAGCCAGTCCAGAGGCTCGTGTTCGGCGGAGAGCATCAGGCAGAGGTGGTCATCGCCTGCGGCGGAGGCGGGATTCCAGTCGTCCGCAGAGGGCACCGGTATGTCGGCGTCGAGGCCGTCGTGGACAAGGATCTCGCAGCGGCGATGCTTGCGAGAGATATCAAGGAAAGGTTGTTCGTCATCGCTACCGATGTCGAGCATGTCTTCCTCGATTTCGGGAAGGTGACTCAGAGGCCCTTCATGAAATCCAACCTCAAGGAGATCAAGAGACTATACGAGGAGGGGCAGTTCCCGCCGGGCACCATGGGGCCGAAGATACTCGCAGCCATCAGGTTCCTGGAAGGTGGAGGGGATGAGGTCGTGATCTGCTCCACCGAGAAGCTCGTTGCCGCCCTGGGAGAGGGCGCTGGAACGCATATCTACAGGGACGACATTAAGGCTTGAGCCCATGCCTTCTGCAGAGGAGCGGATCAAAGAGATAGATGAAGAGCTGGCAAAGACCCATTACAACAAGAACACCCAGCACCACATCGGCAGGCTCAAGGCACAGCTCGCGAGGCTTAGGGACGCCGTCGAGCTCAGACGTTCAAAGGGGCCTAAGACCGCCGGCTATGCCGTCCGCAAGTCCGGCCATGCAACTGTGGCTCTGGTCGGTTTTCCGAGCGTCGGCAAGTCGACTCTTCTCAACAAGATCACGAACGCGCAGAGCGCAGTGGCGGAATACAAGTTCACGACTCTCACGGTCGTACCCGGTGTGATGGAGTACCGGGGCGCGAAGATCCAAATCCTCGATCTGCCAGGGCTGATCAAAGACGCCTCCAAGGGCAAGGGCCGAGGCCGAGAGGTGCTGTCGGTCGTTCGTTCTGCGGACATGATCCTCCTCATGATCGACGTCTTCGAGACGAACATTCAAGTGCTGGTAGAGGAGCTGAAGACTGCGAATCTCAGGCTCAACCAGCGGCCGCCGGACATTGTGGTTGCGAAGAAGAACAGGGGCGGCATCATTGTCAACTTCACCACCAAGCAATCGGTCATGGACGAGGACCTCGTCAAGGACATGATGAACGAGTACGGACACACCAACGCGGATGTCGTGATCAGGGACGACATCGATGAGGACCAGCTCATCGACTCTATCTCCGGCAACAGGCTCTACGTACCGGCGATAGCGGTCATCAACAAGACCGACCTCGTGAACGAGACGTATCTGAAGCTGATTCAGAAGCGGCTCAAGGAGTGGAAGATCGTCCCGATTGCAGCGGAGAAGGACATCGGACTGGAGAAGCTCAGAGAAGATATCTACAACGCCCTCAAGTTCATACGCATCTACATGAAGCCGCAGGGGAAGGATGCTGACATGGTCGAGCCCCTCGTGATCAAGGACGGCTCGGACATAGGCATGATCTGCGACTCGATACACAGGGAGTTCAGGAAGAACTTCAGGTACGCGCAGATCTGGGGAAAGAGCGCGAGGTTCCCTGGCCAGATAGTCGGCCTAGACCACAGGGTGGTCGATCAGGACATTGTCACCATAATCGTGAAGCGCTGAAAAACTAAAGATTAAAGGGTTTTGAGCGGTGAAGAAGAGAACTGAGTTCGCTCAGACCTTCTTCATCAGCTTCATGAATCCGCCGCCTTCATGAATCTCCAGATTCTTTGAGGCGACGATCTGCTCGAACTCGGGCCAGTCGATTATATCGACCCTCGGGCTTCCGCCCCGAGTGAATTCGACCTCGGTTGTCCCTCTTACCTTGCCGGGTTTGAGGCTCTTCTCAGCTGCGATCTCCTTTGCCCTGTCGAGAGATATTGGCTTCATTGGCATGTGCATCCCTCCGTGTTGCCGGATTCACTTCCGACACTGACTGAATACTCGTCGGACATATAAAGCCCTTTCGCCAGTATGGCTATTTTGTATGCTGGACAGCTGTCAGACATCAGCAAAAACGTGCTCAGAACAACAGCAAGAGCATCAGGGTAGATATGAACAATGTCGCCATCGCGATTGGGAAACCGACCAGGGTGAACTTCCAGAAATTGATCTCGACGCCTTTCGCCTCGGCCTTCTCCGCGACTATCACGTTCGCTGCAGCTCCGAGTATGGTCGCGTTCCCTGCGAGGGTGGAGCTGGATGCGAGGGCTATCCAAAGCTGATGGTCCGTGATGGGTATCAGCTCGCCCAGCAGGAGCACCGCAGGCACGTTGCTCACGAGGTTGGACAAAAGGGCGGACAATGCTGTAAGCCATTCCATGGTCGGCACTCCAGAATCCCTGAAGCCAGGGAAGAAGTTCTTTATCTCGTTCAGCAGCTGGGAGTCCTTGACCCCTTGGAGCACGACGAACAGGCCTACGAAGAAGAGGATGATCGACCAGTCGACTCCCGCGAGCATCTCTCTTGCCTTGACGTCTGTCACGAGCGGCACGACGAAGAGTGAGACAACGCCAGCCACGAACGCGATCACGGCGATCGGGGTTCCAAGGAACTGGTTCAGGACGAAAGCCACGAAGGTCAGGGCGGTTATTACCAGCAGGCTGTAGAGCCCGAGCCTCCTCTCCTTCATCTTCCTGATGCCAGAGGTCGTGGACTCGTCGCCCTTCACCAGCTCCTCCTCGAAGGCCTTCCATCCATCCTTGAGGATCTTCCTCCTGAAAGCCTGCGCGCTCCCCTGTTCAATGTCCTTCCTGTAGACAAGGTAGAGGATGGCGATCGCCACGAGCATGCAGACGACGGAGACTGGAAACAGTCTCGCTGAGAAGTCTATGAAGGACATGCCCGTCTTCGTCGCGATGTACGCGTTCTGGGGATTGCCAACGGCCGTCGCCACGCTCCCGATGTTTGCTGCGATGGCCTCCGCCACGAGGAACGGCACGGGGTTTGACTTCAGCAGTCTGCAGGTCCTGATTATGATGGGCGTGAAGAGCAGCACGACAGTATCGTTGAGCACGAGCGCCGACAACGCGCCCGTGACCACCATCGTGAGCACCAGGAACGTGAACTGGTCCTTCGAGTACTTGATCATCCTGAGCGAGACCCACTCGAAGAAGCCGCAGAGCTCAAGCCCAGCTACGAGGATCATCATCCCGACGAGCAGTATCAGTATGTCCATGTTGATGGCGCCGATGGCCACATCGGGTTTGACCACGCCGAAAACGATCATCAGGGCAGCGCCGATCAGCGCCGCGGCCGGCCTGTCCACCTTGACCTTTGGGAACCGGCGGATCGAGATAAGCGCATATGTGACCAAGAAGATCGCGAGCGCAATCCAAAGGGCTCCCATCTGAGGTTAGGAAAACGTAACGCCGGATATGAATGTGAGCATTCGTCCCCATCCAAAAGGATTAAGAAATGGGTGGCCGTTCAAGCGAACGATGATTCAGAGGCCAAGAGGGACTAGGGACTTCGGCCCGACAGAGATGGCCAAGCGCAGGAAGGCGGAAATGTCCATGCGCGAGTCGTGCGCTCGGTTCGGATTCGGCGAGGTCGTTACTCCCACATTCGAGCACTCGGAACTGTTCACGCTCAGGTCTGGCCAGGGCATCATAGACGAGATGTACGTCTTCAAGGACAAGGGCGACAGGGAGATGGCCCTCAGGCCGGAGATCACCGCGTCAGTCATTCGGTTCTATGTCAACGAGCTGTCCACACTCCCCAAACCGTTGAAGCTCTACTATGTCGGCAACTGTTTCAGGTACGAGAACCCCCAGAGCGGCAGGTTCAGGGAGTTCTTCCAGCTCGGTGCAGAGCTCATAGGCACCAAGAGCCCTGAGACGGATGCCGAGGTGATCGCGCTCGCAATCAACTGCATCAGGGCCACGGGCTTGGAGGAGTTCATCGTCCGCATAGGTCACATCGGCATCCTGAAGTCGATGGTCCACAGCGAGATCAAGGACCCGAAGGTCGCGTCCGATGTCCTGAGGATGATAGACAAGGAGGACTTCGACGCCATGGGCGACATGTTCGATGCAAAGGCGCTGCCCAGGCAGCTGTTCGATAAGATCACATCTCTCGCGGAGGTCGAGGGCGAGGTGGAGCTGCTGAACAACCTCGAACCGTCCGAGGCGACGGAGTACTTGAAGGAGATATTCTCGGTGCTGAAGCTGTACGGGATCGAGGACTGCCAGGTGGACCTGGGAATCGTCCGCGGCCTCGACTACTACACGGGCATGGTGTTCGAGATAGATGCGCCCAGGCTGGGCGCTGAGAAGCAGATTCTCGGTGGCGGATCATATACGCTGTCCGAGCTGTTCGGTGGCGAGCCGGTGTTCAGCACGGGCTTTGCGATCGGGATCGACAGGGTCCTGCTCGCCCTGGAAGCTGAGAGACCTATCGAGCTCGCGCTCCCGCTAGATGCGTTCGTGATTCCAACCAAGGACGACATGAGAAAGTACGCGTTCGGGATCGTCTCGAGGCTGAGATCGCAGGGCCTGAAGGCGGATGTCGATCTCATGCGCAGGACCATGAGTAAGAACCTGAAGTACGCCGCGGCGGTAGGCTCGAGATATGCGGTCATCGTGGGCAAGGAAGAGATGGCGAAGCGGTCAGTGATGCTCAGGGACATGAAGTCCGGGGAGCAGAAAGTGGTTCTTGCTGACGAGGTCGGTTCTGAGATCGCGAAGTCGCTCTGAAGTTTCTCGGTTCGGTAGTTCGCTAAAGTGGCAGATGATTCAGATCTCGGGTTTTCTTGGCTCCGTGGTCACCCAGTCGTCCGCCTCTCGGAGCACAACCGACTTGTTGCTTCCAGGCAAGATGAAGTGCATCAGCTCCGCAGTCAGTCGCTCATCTACCGGGTCCTTGAACTCCCTCATCTTGTCAAGGTCAGCGAACTTCTCATACTCGTAGATCATAGCCAGGTCATGATCCCCTAGGCCCATGGCCGCGCCATACAACCCTACGAACTTCCAGCCCTCAGGGACATGCTTCTCAAGAAGTGGCTTGTTCTTCTTGTACCAATTCTTCAGCTCCGTATCCCTGCCCTCCTTCACATTCCCATACCATATTTGCAGCATGCTTTTCCTCCTTTTGCCGGCGCACGAGGAGGTCACGTGAGCCGTGGATGAACCACGCCACTTCCTCCTCGTCACGTACCATGCCCTACGGCTCCTATTTGAAATCTTCGCGTCGCTCCGGCCAAAAGAATCGTCACTCACCATAGGCACGGGCGAATCCGGATTGCTCTAGTTCGGGAACCTGTGAAAAATGGTGAGTTGTCCATCCGGAGCATCGCCCCGGATGGGTTGGAGTTTGAGTTCGTCTACGGGAAGAAGCCTCTCAGCTTCGTTGCGTCCGCGACTCTCTTCACTGCGACGAGGTAGGCTGCGTCTCTCATGTTGCACTTGTGCTTCTCGTGCATGTCCCACACCTCGTGGAACGCCGCGGTGATCTTCTTGTCGAGGCGTTGATTGACCTCTTCCTCGGTCCAGTAGAAGTTGTAGTTGTTCTGGACCCATTCGAAGTAGCTCACCGTGACACCGCCTGCGTTCGCAAGGATGTCGGGCAGGACGAGTACGCCGTTCTTCCACATGACGTCGTCTGCCTCGAAGGTGGTCGGGCCGTTCGCGCCCTCACCGGATATCTTGGCTTTGATCTTCGCAGCGTTGTCCTTCGTGATGACGTTCTCGAGAGCGCAGGGCAGGAGCACATCGACCTTGAGCTCGAGGATCTCCTCGTTGCTGATCGGCTTCGAACCGGGGAATCCGATGACGCTGCTGGTCTTGACCTTGTGCGCCCAGACTTCCTCGTACTTCAGGCCCATCTCATTGATGATGCCGCCCTTCGAATCGGTCACGGCGATGACTTTCGCACCGAAGTCGCGCTCGATGAGCTTGTGGGCGAACGCGCCGACATTGCCGTATCCCTGGATGGCTACGCTTGCGCCCTTCAGGTTCATGCCGATCTTCTTCGCCGCTTCTCTCACGCAGAACACGAGACCCCTCGCTGTCGCCTCAGGCCTGCCGAGTGAACCGCCGAGCTCTCTTGGCTTGCCGGTGATGACGCCTGGGACAGAGTAGCCCTTCTGCATGCTGAAGGTGTCCATGATCCAGGCCATCTCTCTGCCGCCTGTGTTCACGTCTGGAGCAGGAATGTCCTTCTCCGGGCCGATGATGATCGAGATTTCAGACGCGTACCTCCGCGTCAACCTCTCGATTTCGTTCACGGACATCTTCTTCGGGTCGCAGATGACGCCTCCCTTCGCACCACCGTAGGGTATGTCGACTGTGGCGGTCTTCCATGTCATCCAGGACGAAAGGGCTCTTACCTCATCAATGTCCACCTGTGGGTGGTATCTGATGCCTCCCTTGTACGGACCGCGGGCTTCGTTGTGCTGGACTCTGTATCCAGTGAAGACCTTGACCGCTCCGTTGTCCATCTTGACAGGAAAATTCACTGAGAGCTCCCTCTTCGGACTCTTCAGGACTTCGATCATGCCCTGGTCGAGACCCAGAGTCTTCCCCGCCTTGTCGACCATCTTCTTCATTTCTTCAAACGGATTCGCTTTGCCTGCCATTCTAACACCATTGGCCTAATCCACCACCGCGCAAATACTCTGCGCGAGATGATTGTGGTAGCGCATGCCAAGACTGAATTTAAAGGTTCCCTCTCAACCCCGTTTCCTCCCGGAAGAACTGCATTTTCAACCGGATGTTTTTAAAGGTTCTTCGAATGCGTGGCCCATCTGTCGTAATTGATGGCCAATTCATGACGGAAGTTCGAACGGCTGTCTTCTTGAAAAATCCCCTTTCGACACGTCTTTCCGAAAAGCATCCGCCTTTCAAGATTAACGCCGCTATGGCCCGCAGAGGTCGAATCCGATCAGTATCGACGCCAGCTTCGGGTCGTCATCGAGCCCGGCTTTCTTCCGGAGGAACAAGTCTCCGGTGGTGGACGGGCTGGAGGAGACTACGCAAGCCGTCCCTCGGACATCTTCGACCTCTTTGAACTCCACGGGCGGGAGCACGAACCTGGAGCCTTTGCCGCTTTCCTTGCCCACGAACAGCACAAAATCCTTCCCGAGGAACAGAGTCTTGCTGCCCTCCCCTGGCCCCACCTTCTCTCCCAACAAGAGTTCGCGGCCGATGACAGCTCCGTTCTCGTTCATGAGAACGACAGTCGGATGGGGCGGTCCTCTGAATGTGTTGTCCTTGACGATGCATGCTACATGTCGTCTCTTGAGGCATTCGAGCACACCGTCGTTCTGGACTGTAAGCGGTCCGATTGGCGGGTACCGTATCTCCAGTTCCTCAAGACCATTTCTCATCTCACCCGTCAGGTAGAATGTGTGCTTTACGCCTCTAAGGCTGGCTAGCACCTTTTCGATCTCGTCGAGCTTCTTGTTCGTCTCAGCGTTGGGATTCATGGTGCCCCTCATTCGACCATGCAAAGACCTATCTTGGCTGCAGAGGCTCCACATGCGACAGCGAGTGCATCACGTGCTGCACGAACAGATCCTCTGGCAGGGAACCCGCGATTTCGAACTTCTCGTTGATGATGGTCTTGGGGACGCCTGTGACCGAGTACTTCTGCGCGAGCGGGACGAACTCCGTCGACTCGACCATGTCCGCCCATATCATGTCGCTCTCGATTGCGAACCTGTGCGCCAGCCTCACGGTCGCTGGACAGAACGGGCAGGTGGGCGTCACGAACACCTGGATGTGGACCGAGCTGTCCACCAGCTTCAATATGTCCTTCGTCTTCTGCGACAGGCCGCTCTCGCCTCGAGAGATGTCCAGAATCGCCCCAACGAGAGACGTGAACTCGTAGCCTGACGGTATCCCGTAGAATCTGATGCCATAGTCTTTGGCTCCTATCACTGCGATAGCTGGTATCTTGTCGATTCTGAACTCATTCGCCTTCATCTGGTCCTTGACGAAGTCGTACTTTTCCACCTTGATCTTCGGAGAGATCTCCGCAAGCTCATTGGCTACAAGCTCGGTCTCCTTGCAGAACATGCAGGGCATCTCCTGCGTGAACACGACGAGCCTGACGTCGTTGACCAACTTCTCACCGAACTCCTTGGCTAGGATGTCTCTATCCTTCTGCGGTATCAAACCCATTTCAATCACCTCGGGAATCATTCACTTCTCGGACAAGTCGACACTGATCTCGATGCCCTCGCGCACGCTCGCGCTGACAATGCAGAAGTCCTCGAATATACCCTTGCATCGTTCGAGCTTATCTTTGTCAACATCGTCCACATCTATCCTCATGGTGACCTTAATTCCAGAAACACGCCATCGGCCCTTCTCGTTCCGGGCGAGC
This window encodes:
- a CDS encoding DNA topoisomerase VI subunit B — translated: MSSIAHELAKKQKEISVSEFFEKNKQILGFDSLTRALITSVKEPVDNSLDACEDAGVLPEILVRIEKIDNTEYRVTVEDNGPGIVKKQVPNVFARLLYGSRFHTRAQRRGQQGIGVSAVVMYSQLTTGKATKVRSKISDEDVAYECDLILDTKKNRPDVIKEDFVIWDRSHGTSFQVHVKGKYIGGRQSIFEYLKGVAIVNPHAKITFIPPEGNTIVFERASELVPKPTKEVKPHPEGVELGELLSMAKYTESLKMTSFLNTEFSRISYRVAREICELAGVPPDLRPGRLTLEGAGAILEAIKKVKIMSPETDCLSPIGETLIRKGLKNVLGGLKADFYAPPVTREPKVFGGNPFIVEVGIVYGGGLNREDSVQILRFANRVPLMYQQGACAITQAVEAVDWRRYGLEQRGGQGIPYGPAIVLVHVASTKIPFTSESKEAVANIPEIKEEIELALKACARRLKTHLNKAAKKGKTKVKFEIVQEIIPMIAQKSAKIVGKPMPDLAGTITKIMNVVWIEDGVKFEKGRHHISVKIYNYTPKSQSFHLHILAPYDKIDQKTLKEKPIEIRENNKLTWDIKRIASTGIYELTFDLHGLPQEQYDENELYVSGIDAASVIGAEVLPGDWDLEHLKITEEGGLEEPEEGEEGEVDYDEGAEVINNEE
- a CDS encoding DNA topoisomerase IV subunit A; translation: MKNEERHQRAVDKLTELAGSVYDQIDGGKIPKMVIPLRTKTNIRFDPKSAVWKYGKAMGARSAKKLTGAQMLLRTMYMLEFIEDMIKQEKSSTLREMYYISEGWDKAKFSAQDESNMLAEDLEIITSCMREDFKLRPEEDGARVIGNITLQELDRKGKKKKINCRDDVGDSGYGIPYNVEKDKIEFIDCDADFIIAIETGGMFDRLVENKFDEDANAVLVHLKGQPARSTRRFIKRLNEEMKLPVCTFVDGDPWSFRIHASLAYGAIKTAHLSEYLATPTAEFIGITASDILNYELPTDKLNDKDIQALNAEKTDPRFKDQFWKHEIDLMLEIGEKAEQQALAKYGLDYVTDTYLPEKLSEIGIIK
- a CDS encoding GTP-binding protein: MPSAEERIKEIDEELAKTHYNKNTQHHIGRLKAQLARLRDAVELRRSKGPKTAGYAVRKSGHATVALVGFPSVGKSTLLNKITNAQSAVAEYKFTTLTVVPGVMEYRGAKIQILDLPGLIKDASKGKGRGREVLSVVRSADMILLMIDVFETNIQVLVEELKTANLRLNQRPPDIVVAKKNRGGIIVNFTTKQSVMDEDLVKDMMNEYGHTNADVVIRDDIDEDQLIDSISGNRLYVPAIAVINKTDLVNETYLKLIQKRLKEWKIVPIAAEKDIGLEKLREDIYNALKFIRIYMKPQGKDADMVEPLVIKDGSDIGMICDSIHREFRKNFRYAQIWGKSARFPGQIVGLDHRVVDQDIVTIIVKR
- the arcC gene encoding carbamate kinase: MKTAVIAIGGNAILRSGEKPTQENQMRNVAVTAKGMADLIEKGYDIVITHGNGPQVGDILLRNEIAKNELPPMGMDVCDAESQGQIGYMLQQALSSEFVERGMNKVAVSLITQVIVSEDDPAFKNPTKPIGKYYSAHEAKELHKEKGWVMVLDKKRGGWRRVVPSPAPLGIVESKPVQRLVFGGEHQAEVVIACGGGGIPVVRRGHRYVGVEAVVDKDLAAAMLARDIKERLFVIATDVEHVFLDFGKVTQRPFMKSNLKEIKRLYEEGQFPPGTMGPKILAAIRFLEGGGDEVVICSTEKLVAALGEGAGTHIYRDDIKA
- a CDS encoding anion transporter, which gives rise to MGALWIALAIFLVTYALISIRRFPKVKVDRPAAALIGAALMIVFGVVKPDVAIGAINMDILILLVGMMILVAGLELCGFFEWVSLRMIKYSKDQFTFLVLTMVVTGALSALVLNDTVVLLFTPIIIRTCRLLKSNPVPFLVAEAIAANIGSVATAVGNPQNAYIATKTGMSFIDFSARLFPVSVVCMLVAIAILYLVYRKDIEQGSAQAFRRKILKDGWKAFEEELVKGDESTTSGIRKMKERRLGLYSLLVITALTFVAFVLNQFLGTPIAVIAFVAGVVSLFVVPLVTDVKAREMLAGVDWSIILFFVGLFVVLQGVKDSQLLNEIKNFFPGFRDSGVPTMEWLTALSALLSNLVSNVPAVLLLGELIPITDHQLWIALASSSTLAGNATILGAAANVIVAEKAEAKGVEINFWKFTLVGFPIAMATLFISTLMLLLLF
- a CDS encoding zinc ribbon domain-containing protein, coding for MDTPAKRLEMYLKSSFQEFRKTPLPIPVGIALSAGVYALVLLYAGTFCLSGLITPLFMLGIMWQLGVKGVKKLLIVGLVACIAFAGVWVVYFTDFYQHVEPQIATSENATLADGMVTPLFGDSSTMFNYTLTVHLPSANTTVEEVSIDTASVAFPSAKATNYTMLKDGARSNATVWHYYYNTTVTRPINQFIFWAKVNGTWLIADERLADGTELAINGPIYTSTPAVMAPLVPISFVQSFIGVYPMYALMLLMIWWTRRARKMRVDAYEKAVEERAKEKEGIPQGRAKVPSLAEAMGKETSGEGFVCSECGADVPAEAKRCPKCGERFD